The proteins below come from a single Edaphobacter acidisoli genomic window:
- a CDS encoding glycine--tRNA ligase subunit alpha: MTEIAGKKSALTFQELLFRLQRFWADRGCVLQQPYDVEVGAGTMSPDTFLRVLGPKPVRIAYAQPSRRPADGRYGENPNRLYRHTQLQVILKPPPADIQEMYLESLVALGIDLREHDIKFEEDNWEWPVGGAWGVGWQVMLDGLEITQFTYFQQCGGMDLDPICGEITYGLERIAAFLQDVDSIYDIVWAVEPDTGRVVTYGEMRLAEEQQFSAYSFDYADVKKLWEHLNLYEAECLALLEKAKGLDKMDELTLKRFPVLGAYELALKCSHVFNLLDARGAISVTERVGVMARIRALVVGVAKVYAEQQRLVEAMTEVVAG; this comes from the coding sequence CCGGGGATGTGTGCTGCAGCAGCCGTATGACGTGGAGGTGGGCGCGGGAACGATGTCTCCGGACACGTTTTTGCGTGTGCTGGGGCCGAAGCCGGTGAGGATTGCGTATGCGCAGCCTTCGCGGCGTCCTGCGGATGGGCGGTATGGCGAGAATCCTAACCGGCTCTATAGGCATACGCAGTTGCAGGTGATTCTGAAGCCGCCACCGGCGGATATTCAGGAGATGTACCTGGAGTCGCTGGTAGCGTTGGGGATTGACCTGCGCGAGCACGACATCAAGTTTGAAGAGGATAACTGGGAGTGGCCGGTGGGCGGCGCGTGGGGCGTCGGATGGCAGGTGATGCTGGACGGGTTGGAGATTACCCAGTTCACGTACTTCCAGCAGTGCGGCGGTATGGACCTGGATCCGATCTGCGGCGAGATTACATACGGGCTGGAGCGCATTGCGGCTTTCCTGCAGGATGTGGATTCGATTTATGACATTGTGTGGGCTGTGGAACCGGACACGGGCCGCGTGGTGACTTATGGTGAGATGCGGCTCGCGGAGGAGCAGCAGTTTTCGGCGTACAGCTTTGACTATGCCGATGTGAAGAAGCTGTGGGAGCATCTGAATCTTTATGAGGCCGAGTGTTTGGCGCTGCTCGAAAAGGCGAAGGGCCTGGACAAGATGGATGAACTGACGCTGAAGCGGTTTCCGGTGCTGGGTGCGTATGAACTGGCGCTGAAGTGCTCGCATGTGTTCAACCTGCTGGATGCTCGAGGCGCGATCTCGGTGACAGAGCGCGTGGGCGTGATGGCGCGGATTCGCGCGCTGGTTGTTGGTGTAGCGAAGGTTTATGCGGAGCAGCAGCGGCTGGTGGAAGCGATGACAGAGGTTGTGGCTGGTTGA